Below is a window of Salvelinus alpinus chromosome 5, SLU_Salpinus.1, whole genome shotgun sequence DNA.
CAATGTATCTCATGAGGGTGTGTGATTATTGAGGATCAAGATTACGCAGATGCATTGGAAAATGTGTACATTCGGTAGAAGAGACAGTgttttatgatgatgatgattatatcTTTGGGAGTAGGTTGGAAGAGAATGGCATTCTATGTGGTGCAGCAGTGCAGCAGTGGAACGCCAGAGAGCACAAATACTTATCAGGAGCATCACAAGAAGGACATGCAGGGTCCAGCATACACGCATGCCTGCACGTACCCGGAGTATAGGAAGTCCTAGAGAAGTACTCTTACCTCCGATTTCTCCATTTTGTTTTGGGCGTCCACCTGTATGATGATCTCATTCATGTTGGTCTCCAGCACCATCCCCCCCATCACCATCTCTGCCAGTATATTGTGGACCTACAGGTTCAATAGAAGATGATCTATTAACAGGTTATTCTCTGACTGAGAAAACATTCCATTTCTGTGACCCAAATATGTTTTTCTGGAGGGGGGTGGACTTTTTCTGTGTGCCTTTCACAGATTTGGAACCTACAGGATCTATTTCAAAGAGGATTTTTTTTCTTAGACAATTAAAATACATAATTATTATTGTTTGATATTGAAGAGGCTAAACAAATGTGAACAGGAGACGTACAACCCTTGAAAACAGATGACCTGATGAGAGATATACACATGCAACCTTATCTCATGTAAAAACATTCGATATGCAAACATAAAATCACACCAAGTCTCATTTATAATTTGTTTGTTTTATGTAGATTGCTTCATTTCCTCAAGGCAGATAGGTTGCTTTGGTCATTAACAATGTTCCTGCATACACCAATGGCATAGCCCTGGGTCTGGGTTTTCCCAGACTAGGTTATAGATTACTGCTGTCACAATTATCTTGCTTTCTTTTTGCTCATATTACCCTGTGTACACATGAATATCAATGGCATCTTTCTGTGTGAAATGAGGCAACCTGTGCAGGAAGTAACGCAATATCCTGCTTTGCCGCAACAGACTTGGCTAGATATGACGAGCCAGCAGGACCGAGCGTTATCACAGGGGTGATAAATTCACCTAGACAGTCTTATAGTAAATTAATTACACAGTGGCACAGTCAGTGTCTATGGGGAGTCACACATTCACTGTGAACATTTAACTGTCTCTGATATAGGACATATTACAATGAACAGCGTATTGCTAGGATATGGTTGATACAATACTTTGTACCTTGTCCACGTGGAAAATTAAGTCAAGTTCACAGACATTCTCGAAGCATTTGTCCAGTGTTTCCACAAACACCTGTGGAGAGACAATTACATTCACTGAACAGTAATAATCTACCGAGTTAGGTTGGCCATTGTTTCACTCCATCAATGACACGTCCACCAACAACAAGCCAGTCTAAGATGGTGGTACCAAATGTTCATAGTTCGACAACAAAAAACGATCCCCCCAAGACTTGAGAAACGTTACCTGGATAAGGTCTAGGATGCCAAGCTCGCTCTCAGAGGAATCGACGCAGAATACAAAGTAGAGCGTGGCATAGTGTCTGTAGATGAGCCTGTTCTCAGATCCACCAATCAACCTGACGACACAAAAACAAAACGAGGGGACAGTCGAAAAGTTCTCTgaatggggtgtattcattagtgcaaacAATAGCAACGGACAACATTAAGGAAAactagtgtttcttattggaaatATTAAAGTAGGTCCCTCCCCATTTGGCGTGTAGTAAATACACCCCAGTTGGTGTGCGTTTGTCTACGATCTGTGAACACTGGCAAACATGTGGAAGTGAAGCAAGGTTGGTTAATAAATAGCTTGTACATCGGAACAGTCAACACCACATGGGACAGTCACATGGCACCAATAAATACATGGGATAGTTGTCAGCACAATGATCCTTAATGAAACAccagtcagtgtgatgtttattacgcaatactagggttgcaaagggtcggaaactttccggtaaatttccgACATTTTCCCGGAaactttccatgggaagttaagccctggaatttggggaattttgcttaaattcatttttaaaaagttaagtgaacctttttttgtgggatacacataaggcaa
It encodes the following:
- the LOC139577222 gene encoding AP-3 complex subunit sigma-1-like isoform X1, whose translation is MIKAILIFNNHGKPRLSKFYEHYNEDTEQQIIRETFHLVSKRDENVCNFLEGGMLIGGSENRLIYRHYATLYFVFCVDSSESELGILDLIQVFVETLDKCFENVCELDLIFHVDKVHNILAEMVMGGMVLETNMNEIIIQVDAQNKMEKSEAGIAGAPARAVSAVKNMNLPEMPRNINIGDISIKVPNLPSFK
- the LOC139577222 gene encoding AP-3 complex subunit sigma-1-like isoform X2; this translates as MIKAILIFNNHGKPRLSKFYEHYNEDTEQQIIRETFHLVSKRDENVCNFLEGGMLIGGSENRLIYRHYATLYFVFCVDSSESELGILDLIQVFVETLDKCFENVCELDLIFHVDKVHNILAEMVMGGMVLETNMNEIIIQVDAQNKMEKSETFIFQSPRQDR